In Candidatus Micrarchaeia archaeon, the sequence CATTTTACAAGGATTTAGAGACCAGATAAAAGAACATCCAAAATTTGATAAAATTTCAAAATTAATATTTACAACTGAAGTAAGATTACATATAGCTTCTTTTGATGAAGCTAAATTTAAAAAACATAATTTAAGAGATATAAAAGAAGTCGCTATGACTTACTATGATATTTAAAGTGAGCAATATGGCACCAAAACAAAATGAAGAAATAATAAAATTTAATTATGGAAGAGATATTGAATACACTTTGATTAGTATATTAAATATGTTAAAGACTTTGAATTATGATTTAAGCAGATTATCTCATGAAGAAAAACAAGGAGTAGTTTTTGGAGAAAATATAAGAGAAATTGTTAAACAATTTAGTAGAGATTTTGGCCTTAAGAATTCTAGCGGAGAAATAGATAATTTTGTATTAGGTAAAATAGTAGAAGCCGATAAAATAATTAGAGCACAGAAGCAATTGAAAATATTGGGTTATTTAAAAGAGGAACCAACTGGTTTTATGACTGAAGAAACCGAAGGAGCAATAGCCCAATTTAAAATTGATATGAATAAAAAATCTTCTGTTAAAGTGTTTTTAAAAGTAGATGGAAGATTAGATAATGATACAATTAATTTATTAAATGAAAAAGTAGAAAGAATAAATTCCTTATTAGGTTGTGTACCTGTTAAAATTAATTTTGCTGATTTATTAGTTAATTATACAGTTGATGAAGACGGAACTCTTGCTGTTAATAGAAAAAAATAAATGGGCCCGCCCTGCCAAACCGCAGGGAACCTAGGTTCCCCTCAGTTTTAGGTTAATCCTGATCCCCTCCTAAAAATAGCTTTTCTAGAGTTTAAGCCATATTCTCAGCAATAACTCTTTTTTACTATAAACAACTTATAACAAAAATGGGCCCGCCCGGATTTTCATCCCAATTTTTAGTTTCTTTTTGGGGTGAAGACCTTTTTCTTTTCAAAGAAAAAGGGATTCATTTGAACCGGGGACCTTCTGCATTTTGAAAACATACCTTTGAAATATTTCAAAGTTCTTTCTTTTTCATAAAAGTTTTTCTTTCTTACAAGAAAGAAAAAGTTTTCGTCAAGCAGACGTCTTAACCATTGTCCGTTTTATAAAATTTATGGTTTTAAAAAACTCTGGACCACGGGCCCGCATAATTTATGTAGAATTATTTAGATACATTACCTTTTTAAGAGTTTTTTATACAATTTCTCTGCCTGCTGAATTCTTTTTAAGTCCAAAATCGCTGTTTTCTGCTGAATACCAAGTTGAATATTTATTTTTTATTTGATCTTCAATTGATTTATTTTCCTCAATTGATTTTTTAATATGTTTTTTTTCAATAAATTCAGACTCTTCAGATACTGCCATATCTCCAGCCATTCTTATTATTCCGCTTAATATTCTAAATCTTAATGTATATCCATTTTCATTATCTATTTTTTTAGCTATTTCTTTTGCTTTTTCAATAATTAATTCGCCTGCTTCTAAATTCATATGTGGTATTTTTCCATCTTTCTCAATTTCTTGAGCTATAAACTGAAATAATTTTTCTTTATTTTCTTTATTCTCTTCCATAGCTGTATTAACTAATATTTCATATCCCTCTCCTTGTATTCTGCTTCTTAAAGCTGGAAGTATATTTTGAAGATCATTTATATTTGCAGATGCAACCATAATAAAATCACAAGGCACATTTTCAACTTTTATTGAAGCCCCAGAACTTGTTGGATTTTTTCCACTTATTGAAAATTTCTTTTCCTGCATTGCAGTTAATAAATGTCTTTGAATTTCTCCTAAAGAAGATAATTCATCAATATATAATACTCCTTCGTGTGCTTCGTGTATTGCACCAGGGATTACTCTTAAATAAGCAGGAGTTCCTATTTCTTTATGTCCTCCATATGGGTCGTGTTGTATATCTCCTAATACCTCTGTTTCACTTGCTCCTGTTATTTGAACAAAAGGATTTCTATCAAAAGGAACAATTATTTTTTCTTTTTGTTTTATTTCATAATCCTTTAATTCTTCTTTTTCTTTTTCTGTCAATTCTAATATTTTTTCTCCTTTTCTTATGAATGTAATTTTTTCATCTTTTTGTTTTTCAGTTCTTGTTGTTTCTATCGTGTCTTTTTTCATTGTTTTTAATCCTAAAATGTCATTTGAAAAAGAATATTTTTGTGCTCCACAATGCGGGCATATCCATTCATCACTTCTGCTTAATTTTGAGCATCTTTTACATTTGAATCCCAATGCTTCTGAAACGAAATACGGAACATATGCTGGATCTAAGTATTTTCCTATTTTTGGTTCTTCATATTTTTCTTGTGTTTGTCTTATTTTTATAATTGGTTTATTTTCATTTTTGAGATTTTGTAATACAGCAATTTCTTCTTTTGGTTTTGGCAGTAAATAGGCAATAGAATTTGCTATCATAGATTTTCCTGTTCCAGGGGGACCTATTAATAATAAATGCCTTTTTTGCTTAGCACATAATTTAGCATATTGAACTGCTTTTTCCTGTCCTATAACTCTATTTATTGGTTCTTTAGGAATAGTAATATCTTTAGTAGTTTTACGACCCATGTTTAAATTAACATAAAATAAGCTTTAAACTCTTTCTCCTATTAAACAGCTTTGGGTGTATCCAATTATTTTTACTTTTGTTTTATATCCTTTTTTAATTTTTTTTTCTTTTGTTTTTAATGCTATTTGTTTGTAATTATTTTTGTTCTTTCTTTTATGATTTTATTATTTTTAATCAGTATTTCATAATAAAATAAGAAACAAAAAATTATTTATTGCTTTACGTTAATTAGAAGATCATTAATTTGATTTTCAAAAAATTCTTTGAATCCTTCAAAATCTTCTTCTGGAGTTTCTTCTATAATTTTTTTAAGATATTCAATAAAATCATTTAGTTGATTTTTTAACTCATCTATGTCTCCTTTAAAATATTTTTTATTTGCTAAACAATTAGGAAGACCCATAAAAATTATTTCATCAATTAATGTTATTTTGTTTTTTCCTTCTGCTTTTTCAATTGTTTCCTTTAATATACTAATAAAATATGCTGATTTAACAGAACTATGAGTTAGTGCAAGACATCTGCTTAAATCCCCAATGAGTTCTTTGATAGTTGTTCCATTTTTATATTCTAAAAATTTACCAACAAATTCTTGATTTATTTCGGTAGGAAATAATAATTCTCTAAAAGTAATTCTTTCAGTATTTCCTTTTGTTTCACTCTGATTGGTTTTTTCTTTTAATGACATATTTTCTTTATACTTTTCTGTGTTTATAAAGGTTTTGCAGTGATTTTTATGTATTTTGTGTTAGAAAGGTTTAAAAATTAAAATTGAGTTTTATTTTTATGAAAGAACCTGCCGAAATGTTATCTACTTTACAAGCTTTGAAAAAAGCGTTAGAAACTAGTCCAGAAGATGCTTTATTAGAATTATTAGGAATGGTAGTTAAAACAGCAAATGCAAGTTCAGCAAGACTATGGATAGAAGATTCAAATAATAGAGAATTTATTAGATGCATTGCAAGTCTTCCTCTTGATCATATTAAATGGAAAAAAATTAAAAAATTAAGAATTAAAAAATCTCTTAAATTTATAAAAGATTCATTAGATAATCCAGGAATCGTCCAGGAGAAAATAATAACTGATAATCTAAGAACTAAAGATTTATATGCAGATTTAACTAATCAAAAAGGATTAAATTTAATTTGCGGTGTTGAGTTGGGGGGAAGACGTAATTGTGGATTAATTGCAATTGATTTTATTGATAAAAATCCGAATAAATCAGAAATAAAATTAGCTAAAAGTGCGTTAGAAACTTCAGCAACGTTAATTGGTTTATTATTTACTAATGAAGATTGGCTTCAAAATTTAGAGCAATTATCAAAAATAGATGAATTAACAGGTTTGTATAATATAAGAGAATATAATATTCAATTATCTAAAGAAATGGAAAATTTAAAATTAAATAAAACTAAAAAATATCTATTTTTAGCAGAATTTGATATTGATGATTTTAAAAAGATAAATGATAAATTTGAAAGCCACATAATTGGAGATAAAGTATTAGAAAGGATAGGAAAAAGAATAATCGAATTTATCGAAATAAATACTTTAATTAATATAAAAGCATATAGAAGGGGAGGAGATGAATTTGCTATTTTAATTGCAGATAAAAGCAGAGTAGAAAGTAGAAAAATAATTGAGCAATTATTTAAGAAAATAGCAAAACCAGTTAAAATAAAATATAAGAAAAGAGAAATTTCAATACCTTTAACTATAAGTTTAGGATGTGGGATGTTTGAAGATAGGTTTTCTATTCAAGATTTTAGAAATACAATTGATGCTAGAGTTTATTTTGCTAAAAAAACAGGAAAGAATAAAATTATAGGTAAAAAAGAGCATTTAATAAGTTCGTTTTAATGCTTTTATAACTTTTTCTATTTGTTTAAATGAAGATTCCATATTTTTTGTATATGCATTTTCTATCGAATATGGTAATTCACTATTTTCCGGCATAGATCCGGTTGTAAAACTATATTTTCTCTTTTTAGAGTCGATTATTCCTTTGTTTTTTAATTGTAATAAATGATACCTAACTGCTTTTGGATTTGGTTCTTCATTTTTCTTTTTTTCTAATTTTTCAAGAATATCATGTATATTTGGTTCTTTATTTTTAAAATGAAAATCTAAAAGAACTTCAAATACATCAAGCATTAAAGTTCTAGTTTCATTTGGTGAAATTAATCCCAAAGAAAGAGCAAGCCACCTAACCATCGCTTTTTTTGAAAGTAAAACATCTTGAGATATTTTTAAATCTCTTATGACAATTTCATTTTTTATCAAATCTGATTCAGGTAGTCCCATAAAAACCAAAAATCTTTTTCCCTTAACATATTTAAACTTATTGTGAATAATTGAAATAGATGGATGAAAAAATAATTGCAGTAGCTGCATCCTTTTTTCCAATTAGGCTTATTGCACATACACCAAATAATATAGAAATGGAGATAGTAGTTACTAATAATACAGATGAAATATATTGGATTGAATGTGATGTTGAACTTCCAGATTCAATTTCTTTAGCGCAAGATAAAAAATTATTAAAGGGCAGAACAAGAATAGGTATTGCTAAACCAAAAAGTAAAGTTTTTAAGAGAGTTAAAGTATATGGAGATACAAATACTTATCCTGATTTATATAAAATAAAATTAACTGCTTATGGTTTTAACCAAGAAAGTGTAATAAAAACAAATGCAACTAATATTATTAAATTACGATGCGAAAGATTAGAATGAATAATAATATTCTCCTTTTTGTTTTTGTTCTCTGTCCAACGCGCTGTCTTGTTTGTTTATCCTTGGTCTTAATGTATCTTTATCTCTACGCATTGTAATGTCCATTCCTTTTAAGAATAAATTCATACCTTGTTTTTTCTTTAATGGCGCACTTGTTTTTCCATGTGAACTACTTTCACCTTCAAAAATCATTAATCTATCTGAAATTAAATCTATTAAAACAATATCGTGGTCAACTACAAAAGCGCTTTTTGTTTCTGAATTTCCTATTATACTTCTTATTAATTGAACAAAATGAAGTCTTTGTTCAATATCTAAAAATGCAGAAGGCTCATCAAATAAATAAATATCTGCTTCTTGTGATAAAGTTAGAGTAATAGCAACTCTTTGCAATTCTCCCCCACTTAATTGTGATAAAAATTTATCCATTAAACCTTCAATACCTAATCTTCTTTGTGCTTCTTTAAATACAAAATTGTCTAATTTTTTAGATGCAAATAATTCTTTTACCTGCATATCTTCATCTACTTTTACATATTGCGGTTTATATGCAATTTTTAGATTCATATCATATTCTGTGTTATCTGGTTTTTCAACACCAGCAAGCATTTTTATAAACAATGTCTTTCCAATAGCATTTCTTCCTAAAATACCTATTGTTTCTCCTAAATTTATTTTTCCTTCTTCACTTTTGAATTTAAAATTTTCAAAAGATTTTTCAAATTCAGGATATTCAATTCCTATCAATGTTTTTTTAGTATCTGATGAAGAACGTTTTTCAAAATTTATTTCATAGTCTCTAAATCTAATATTTTCATCTTTTAAATATCCTTGTAAATATTCATTAACTCCTGCTCTTGCTGCTTTAACTCCAGACACAATCCCATATGCATTTTCATATCCATAAAATATATTTACATAATCACACATATAATCCAATAAAGCCATATCGTGTTCAATAACAACTACCTTTTTTGTTTTGCTTAATTCTTTTAATTTTTTAGACATTTCCATTCTTTGTTCTATATCTAAATACGAAGCGGGTTCATCAAAATAATATATATCTGCTTTTTTCATATATGCAGCTGCTATTGCAATTCTTTGTAATTCTCCTCCGCTTAATTTATTTATTTGTCTATTAAGTATTTTTTCTAATTGAAATTCTTTTACTGCTTTTTCTAGATTGTTTCCATCTACTTTATTTAATAATTCTTTTACAGTACCTTCAAAAATTTCGCTTATTTTATCAACATGCTGGGGTTTATGTGAGACTTCAATTTCATTTAAATTTAAAGATTTGAAATATGCTTGTTCAATATTTCCCATTTTTTGTATTGCTTCTTCTAATGTGTAATTTTTTTCATATTCTCCAAAATTAGGGATTATTTTTTTAGATAAAATATTTAAAGCAGTTGATTTTCCTATTCCGTTTTTTCCTATTAATCCTAAAACTCCTTCTCTTGGTAAAGGCAGTTTATATAATCTAAAAGAGTTTATTCCATATTGATAAATTGGTTTTCCTGTTTCTTCTGTTAAATTTATTATAGTAATTGCGTGTTCTGGACATTTATTAGCGCATATTCCACACCCAGTACATAATATTTCTGAAATTTCTGGAAACTCGTCAGAATTAACAGTAACTGTTTCATCACCCATTCTTACTCCTGGGCAGAATTTTTGGCATATATATCCACAGTCTTTTTTTCGGCATTTTCTTTTATCAATAATTGCTAATCTCATACATTTCTTTTCTCCAGTTGTTTTTTTAAATTAAACCTTAATAGATATATTTAAAAACATAAACTCCGTATTAATATCATATTAATATGATATTAAGGTGATTTTATGGTAAAAGCATTTGTAAATATAGATAAAAATACAAATTGGATATTAAATATAATAAAAGCAAAATATGATTTAAAAGATAAGTCAGAAGCTATTGAGGTAATGGCTAGAAAATATAAAGAGGAAATTTTAGAACCAGAACTTAAACCGGAATATCTTGCTGAATTAAAAAAGAAATTAAAAGGAAAAAGGATTAAAGTAAATAATCTTGACGATGTTTTTGCATAAGTGATTTTATGTATCTTTTAGAAATTGAAGAAAAATTAAAAAAGAAATTTGAGAAATTAAAATTTAGTGATATAAAACATTCTAAAGCAATAAGAAAGAAAATTGAGCAAATTTTAGAAAATCCTTATCATTTTAAACCTTTGAGAAAACCAATGAATCATTTAAGAAGAGTCCATATAATGAAATCTTTTGTATTGATTTATCTAATTGATGAAAATACTAAAACTGTTTTTATAGTTGATTATGGACATCATGATACAATTTATAAAAATTAATATTTTTTTGAAGGACATAATTTATTCAATTTGCATTCTTTACATTTAGGCCTTCGTGCAATGCAAACTTTTCTTCCATGTAAAATAAGCGCAATTGAAATAAAATTCCAATCTTGTTTTTTAAATAATTTCATTAAATCCTTTTCAATTTTTTCTGGGTTTTTAGTATTTGTTAATTTTAATAAATTAGATAAGCGCGTTACATGTGTATCAACTACAATTCCTTGAGTTTTATTAAAAAAAGATTGTAAAACAACATTTGCTGTTTTTCTTCCAACTCCTGGAAGTTTTATTAACTCATCAATTGTATTAGGTATTTTTCCATTAAAATTTTTAACAACAAATTGCGCCATTGATTTCAGTCTTTTAGCTTTCATTTTATAATACCCAGAAGAATAAATTATTTTTTCTAATTCATTTAATTTAGCATTTGCTAAATTTTCAATATTTGGATATTTTTTAAAAAGCGCAGGAGTGATTTTATTAATTTGAACATCAGTAGATTGCGCTGATAAAATTGTGGCGCATAATAATTGATATGCGTTTTTATGTTTTAAAGCAGTTTTAGCTTGAGGATATTCTTTTTTCAGGATTTTAAGAATTTTTTCGATTTTAATCATAATATTTATTATAATAAGAGCTTTTTTAAAGACGCATTTTCTAATAAAATACATGAGAATTATTCACCAAGACAGAAAAACAGGGGAAATTAAAGTTATGCCTGAGAATTTAGATGATCTGTGGCATTTAGACAAAATAATAGAAGAAGGAGATGAATTAGAAGCAAGATCATATAGAGTTTATAAGCCGACAGAAGATTCTAAAGGTGAGCGCAAGCCAATTACTGTTAGAATAAATTGTGAAAAAATTGAATTCTCAAAATATGGTGATTCTTTAAGAGTAACAGGTAAAATAATTAGCGGTAAACCAGAAGAGTTTGTTCAAATAGGGAATTATCATACTATAAATGTTGAAATTGAAAATCATTTATTAATACAAAAAGAAAAATGGACTAAATTTCAATTAGATAGAATAAAAAAAGCAATTTCTGAAACAAAAAGACCGAGATTAGGTATAATATTAATAGATAATGAAAAAGCATTAGTTTCTTATTTAAGAGGATATGGGGTTGAACATTCTCATGAATTATATTCAGATAGGTCCAAAAGAGATAAAAATCCAGAAGAAAAATTACAAAAATTTTATGCAGAAATTACAAAACAAATAGAAAATATTCAAGCAGAAAAAATTATTATTGCAGGGCCTGGTTTTGCTAAAGATGAATTAAAAGAATATATACAAATAAAATACCCAGAATTATTAAAAAAATTAATTTTTGAAAAAGTATCAAGCTCTGAAAGAAGTGCAGTAAAAGAATTAATGAATTCTGGGGCAGTATCTCAAGCAATAGGAGAGCACCAAGCTGAAAAAGAGCAGTTATTGATTAATAAATTAAAAGAAAATATTGGAAAAGACACAGGTTTAGCAATTTACGGATTAA encodes:
- the nth gene encoding endonuclease III, with amino-acid sequence MIKIEKILKILKKEYPQAKTALKHKNAYQLLCATILSAQSTDVQINKITPALFKKYPNIENLANAKLNELEKIIYSSGYYKMKAKRLKSMAQFVVKNFNGKIPNTIDELIKLPGVGRKTANVVLQSFFNKTQGIVVDTHVTRLSNLLKLTNTKNPEKIEKDLMKLFKKQDWNFISIALILHGRKVCIARRPKCKECKLNKLCPSKKY
- a CDS encoding ATP-binding protein; this translates as MGRKTTKDITIPKEPINRVIGQEKAVQYAKLCAKQKRHLLLIGPPGTGKSMIANSIAYLLPKPKEEIAVLQNLKNENKPIIKIRQTQEKYEEPKIGKYLDPAYVPYFVSEALGFKCKRCSKLSRSDEWICPHCGAQKYSFSNDILGLKTMKKDTIETTRTEKQKDEKITFIRKGEKILELTEKEKEELKDYEIKQKEKIIVPFDRNPFVQITGASETEVLGDIQHDPYGGHKEIGTPAYLRVIPGAIHEAHEGVLYIDELSSLGEIQRHLLTAMQEKKFSISGKNPTSSGASIKVENVPCDFIMVASANINDLQNILPALRSRIQGEGYEILVNTAMEENKENKEKLFQFIAQEIEKDGKIPHMNLEAGELIIEKAKEIAKKIDNENGYTLRFRILSGIIRMAGDMAVSEESEFIEKKHIKKSIEENKSIEDQIKNKYSTWYSAENSDFGLKKNSAGREIV
- a CDS encoding ribosome biogenesis/translation initiation ATPase RLI, with the protein product MRLAIIDKRKCRKKDCGYICQKFCPGVRMGDETVTVNSDEFPEISEILCTGCGICANKCPEHAITIINLTEETGKPIYQYGINSFRLYKLPLPREGVLGLIGKNGIGKSTALNILSKKIIPNFGEYEKNYTLEEAIQKMGNIEQAYFKSLNLNEIEVSHKPQHVDKISEIFEGTVKELLNKVDGNNLEKAVKEFQLEKILNRQINKLSGGELQRIAIAAAYMKKADIYYFDEPASYLDIEQRMEMSKKLKELSKTKKVVVIEHDMALLDYMCDYVNIFYGYENAYGIVSGVKAARAGVNEYLQGYLKDENIRFRDYEINFEKRSSSDTKKTLIGIEYPEFEKSFENFKFKSEEGKINLGETIGILGRNAIGKTLFIKMLAGVEKPDNTEYDMNLKIAYKPQYVKVDEDMQVKELFASKKLDNFVFKEAQRRLGIEGLMDKFLSQLSGGELQRVAITLTLSQEADIYLFDEPSAFLDIEQRLHFVQLIRSIIGNSETKSAFVVDHDIVLIDLISDRLMIFEGESSSHGKTSAPLKKKQGMNLFLKGMDITMRRDKDTLRPRINKQDSALDREQKQKGEYYYSF
- a CDS encoding GGDEF domain-containing protein, whose protein sequence is MKEPAEMLSTLQALKKALETSPEDALLELLGMVVKTANASSARLWIEDSNNREFIRCIASLPLDHIKWKKIKKLRIKKSLKFIKDSLDNPGIVQEKIITDNLRTKDLYADLTNQKGLNLICGVELGGRRNCGLIAIDFIDKNPNKSEIKLAKSALETSATLIGLLFTNEDWLQNLEQLSKIDELTGLYNIREYNIQLSKEMENLKLNKTKKYLFLAEFDIDDFKKINDKFESHIIGDKVLERIGKRIIEFIEINTLINIKAYRRGGDEFAILIADKSRVESRKIIEQLFKKIAKPVKIKYKKREISIPLTISLGCGMFEDRFSIQDFRNTIDARVYFAKKTGKNKIIGKKEHLISSF
- a CDS encoding peptidoglycan-binding domain-containing protein yields the protein MAPKQNEEIIKFNYGRDIEYTLISILNMLKTLNYDLSRLSHEEKQGVVFGENIREIVKQFSRDFGLKNSSGEIDNFVLGKIVEADKIIRAQKQLKILGYLKEEPTGFMTEETEGAIAQFKIDMNKKSSVKVFLKVDGRLDNDTINLLNEKVERINSLLGCVPVKINFADLLVNYTVDEDGTLAVNRKK
- a CDS encoding type II toxin-antitoxin system mRNA interferase toxin, RelE/StbE family, with translation MYLLEIEEKLKKKFEKLKFSDIKHSKAIRKKIEQILENPYHFKPLRKPMNHLRRVHIMKSFVLIYLIDENTKTVFIVDYGHHDTIYKN
- a CDS encoding DUF2683 family protein, producing the protein MVKAFVNIDKNTNWILNIIKAKYDLKDKSEAIEVMARKYKEEILEPELKPEYLAELKKKLKGKRIKVNNLDDVFA
- a CDS encoding mRNA surveillance protein pelota; translation: MRIIHQDRKTGEIKVMPENLDDLWHLDKIIEEGDELEARSYRVYKPTEDSKGERKPITVRINCEKIEFSKYGDSLRVTGKIISGKPEEFVQIGNYHTINVEIENHLLIQKEKWTKFQLDRIKKAISETKRPRLGIILIDNEKALVSYLRGYGVEHSHELYSDRSKRDKNPEEKLQKFYAEITKQIENIQAEKIIIAGPGFAKDELKEYIQIKYPELLKKLIFEKVSSSERSAVKELMNSGAVSQAIGEHQAEKEQLLINKLKENIGKDTGLAIYGLKEIENALNCKAVAQILVIDDLIRQKPDIKQLLENAEKNKVEIEIFSSDGEAGTELKGIGGLAAFLFYKI